One region of Takifugu flavidus isolate HTHZ2018 chromosome 14, ASM371156v2, whole genome shotgun sequence genomic DNA includes:
- the rap1gap2b gene encoding rap1 GTPase-activating protein 2b isoform X5 — MPHDHCKQELLAISNVPIADCPPSPPRTAPPTMKSANFFDTMERMEDDYIPYPRIEEVLERGGPYPQVILPEFGGYWIEDPEAPPPTPPPTSTEIKEGEEKEGELRREDEQLLEDYGYQLEEISEAVRAYRKHFLGREHLNFSCTSSGLGNLLLSVRHEEEKEQESLHVIIRSRSKSVYHRLSLTELPDIPSVPELAKLLCEEAVGLRFSPVLYPKASQLIVNYDEHEVNNTFKFGVIYQRFGQVSEEELFSNNEETPGFQDFLQLLGDTVELQDFKGFRGGLDVSHGQTGSQSVYTLHRQQEIMFHVSTKLPFTEGDAQQLQRKRHIGNDIVAVVFQEEATPFVPDMIASNFLHAFILVQVEEPCSDSTSYKVSVTAREDVPLFGPPLPNPAVFRKGREFREFLLTKLINAELASYKSDRFARLEERTRAALLDSLHDDLQRRSQCMLGLTSEEEGRAENGHAHGGLLESIKRAMRGRSVSMETMSRGGANLPTSLSGGGLAHISAEFNVKSPVKRRSGLFPRLLSVDSQTDRHNPKSLLSEQRSFDSCHQTLEVKSEVPSNPSSPEVGQRDRIHTKKESGKISRSTSSSCSFSVPGDDTHLVTVTEESQSQLNVCRSPTELKNKNSPRSNLKFRFDKLSHSAAVSQQGH; from the exons ATGCCACACGACCACTG TAAACAGGAGCTTCTCGCCATCTCCAATGTCCCCATTGCAGACtgccctccctcacccccccgcACTGCACCCCCCACCATGAAG TCGGCTAATTTCTTCGACACTATGGAAAGAATGGAG GATGATTATATTCCTTATCCAAGGATTGAGGAG gtgctAGAGCGAGGCGGACCATATCCTCAGGTCATCCTACCTGAGTTTGGTGGGTACTGGATCGAGGATCCTGAggctcctccccccacacctcctcccacctccacagaaatcaaagagggggaggagaaagaaggagaaCTGAGAAGAGAAGATGAACAGCTACTAGAGGATTATGGCTATCAATTGGAGGAGATTAGCGAGGCTGTGCGAGCGTACAGAAAGCACTTCTTAGGCAGG gaACATTTAAACTTCTCTTGCACATCTAGTGGTCTGGGAAACCTGCTGTTGTCTGTGAGGcatgaagaggagaaggagcaggagtcTCTCCACGTCATCATTAG GTCTCGTTCGAAAAGTGTCTACCACAGATTGTCATTAACAGAGTTGCCTGACATTCCCAGTGTGCCAGAATTAGCTAAG TTGCTTTGTGAAGAAGCTGTGGGTCTGCGTTTCAGTCCTGTCCTCTACCCAAAG GCATCTCAGCTAATAGTGAACTACGATGAGCACGAGGTCAACAACACCTTCAAATTTGGGGTCATTTACCAAAGATTTGGTCAG GTGTCTGAAGAAGAGCTGTTCAGTAACAATGAAGAAACGCCTGGTTTCCAGGACTTCCTGCAGCTGTTGGGAGACAcggtggagctgcaggacttCAAGGG TTTTCGAGGAGGTCTGGATGTGTCACATGGTCAAACTGGTTCCCAGTCTGTCTACACCCTGCACAGACAGCAGGAGATCATGTTCCACGTGTCTACCAAGCTGCCCTTCACTGAGGGAGATGCACAGCAG ctgcagaggaaacggCACATAGGAAATGATATCGTAGCAGTTGTGTTCCAGGAAGAGGCCACACCTTTTGTCCCTGACATGATCGCTTCCAACTTCTTACATGCCTTCATCCTCGTGCAAGTGGAAGAGCCCTGTTCAGACAGCACCAGCTACAAG GTGTCGGTCACAGCACGGGAAGATGTGCCTCTGTTTGGACCACCTCTTCCAAATCCAGCTGTTTTTAGAAAG GGTCGGGAATTCAGAGAGTTTCTTCTGACTAAACTAATCAACGCAGAGCTCGCCTCTTACAAGAGTGACCGCTTCGCTCGGCTAGAG gaacgTACCCGAGCTGCCCTGCTGGACAGCCTCCATGACGACCTGCAGAGACGTtcccagtgcatgctgggattgacatcagaggaggaggggcgggcAGAGAATGGACATGCACATGGAGGTCTGCTGGAATCCATTAAG AGGGCCATGCGGGGGCGGAgcgtctccatggagaccatGTCACGGGGTGGAGCCAATCTGCCCACCAGTCTCAGTGGGGGGGGTCTGGCCCATATTAGTGCTGAG TTCAATGTCAAGTCCCCTGTAAAGAGACGTTCGGGGCTGTTTCCCCGTCTCCTGAGTGTTGACAgtcaaacagacagacacaaccccAAGAG ccTACTCAGTGAGCAGAGGAGTTTTGACTCCTGCCACCAGACCTTGGAGGTGAAGTCAGAGGTGCCGTCCAATCCCAGCTCTCCAGAGGTGGGACAACGGGacag GATCCACACGAAGAAGGAGAGCGGCAAAATTTCCAGATCGActtccagcagctgcagtttcAGTGTCCCTGGTGACGACACCCACCTG gtcaCGGTAACAGAAGAATCTCAAAGTCAGCTCAACGTCTGCCGCAGCCCCACAG AGCTGAAGAATAAAAACTCCCCCAGATCCAACCTGAAGTTTCGCTTTGACAAGTTGAGTCACTCTGCAGCGGTAAGTCAG CAGGGTCActaa
- the rap1gap2b gene encoding rap1 GTPase-activating protein 2b isoform X8: protein MLRRKRSVSFGGFGCKQELLAISNVPIADCPPSPPRTAPPTMKSANFFDTMERMEQVPEAAEMRTVPQRQKDDYIPYPRIEEVLERGGPYPQVILPEFGGYWIEDPEAPPPTPPPTSTEIKEGEEKEGELRREDEQLLEDYGYQLEEISEAVRAYRKHFLGREHLNFSCTSSGLGNLLLSVRHEEEKEQESLHVIIRSRSKSVYHRLSLTELPDIPSVPELAKLLCEEAVGLRFSPVLYPKASQLIVNYDEHEVNNTFKFGVIYQRFGQVSEEELFSNNEETPGFQDFLQLLGDTVELQDFKGFRGGLDVSHGQTGSQSVYTLHRQQEIMFHVSTKLPFTEGDAQQLQRKRHIGNDIVAVVFQEEATPFVPDMIASNFLHAFILVQVEEPCSDSTSYKVSVTAREDVPLFGPPLPNPAVFRKGREFREFLLTKLINAELASYKSDRFARLEERTRAALLDSLHDDLQRRSQCMLGLTSEEEGRAENGHAHGGLLESIKRAMRGRSVSMETMSRGGANLPTSLSGGGLAHISAEFNVKSPVKRRSGLFPRLLSVDSQTDRHNPKSLLSEQRSFDSCHQTLEVKSEVPSNPSSPEVGQRDRIHTKKESGKISRSTSSSCSFSVPGDDTHLVTVTEESQSQLNVCRSPTELKNKNSPRSNLKFRFDKLSHSAAVSQQGH from the exons TAAACAGGAGCTTCTCGCCATCTCCAATGTCCCCATTGCAGACtgccctccctcacccccccgcACTGCACCCCCCACCATGAAG TCGGCTAATTTCTTCGACACTATGGAAAGAATGGAG CAGGTGCCAGAAGCTGCTGAGATGAGGACAGTCCCTCAAAGACAGAAG GATGATTATATTCCTTATCCAAGGATTGAGGAG gtgctAGAGCGAGGCGGACCATATCCTCAGGTCATCCTACCTGAGTTTGGTGGGTACTGGATCGAGGATCCTGAggctcctccccccacacctcctcccacctccacagaaatcaaagagggggaggagaaagaaggagaaCTGAGAAGAGAAGATGAACAGCTACTAGAGGATTATGGCTATCAATTGGAGGAGATTAGCGAGGCTGTGCGAGCGTACAGAAAGCACTTCTTAGGCAGG gaACATTTAAACTTCTCTTGCACATCTAGTGGTCTGGGAAACCTGCTGTTGTCTGTGAGGcatgaagaggagaaggagcaggagtcTCTCCACGTCATCATTAG GTCTCGTTCGAAAAGTGTCTACCACAGATTGTCATTAACAGAGTTGCCTGACATTCCCAGTGTGCCAGAATTAGCTAAG TTGCTTTGTGAAGAAGCTGTGGGTCTGCGTTTCAGTCCTGTCCTCTACCCAAAG GCATCTCAGCTAATAGTGAACTACGATGAGCACGAGGTCAACAACACCTTCAAATTTGGGGTCATTTACCAAAGATTTGGTCAG GTGTCTGAAGAAGAGCTGTTCAGTAACAATGAAGAAACGCCTGGTTTCCAGGACTTCCTGCAGCTGTTGGGAGACAcggtggagctgcaggacttCAAGGG TTTTCGAGGAGGTCTGGATGTGTCACATGGTCAAACTGGTTCCCAGTCTGTCTACACCCTGCACAGACAGCAGGAGATCATGTTCCACGTGTCTACCAAGCTGCCCTTCACTGAGGGAGATGCACAGCAG ctgcagaggaaacggCACATAGGAAATGATATCGTAGCAGTTGTGTTCCAGGAAGAGGCCACACCTTTTGTCCCTGACATGATCGCTTCCAACTTCTTACATGCCTTCATCCTCGTGCAAGTGGAAGAGCCCTGTTCAGACAGCACCAGCTACAAG GTGTCGGTCACAGCACGGGAAGATGTGCCTCTGTTTGGACCACCTCTTCCAAATCCAGCTGTTTTTAGAAAG GGTCGGGAATTCAGAGAGTTTCTTCTGACTAAACTAATCAACGCAGAGCTCGCCTCTTACAAGAGTGACCGCTTCGCTCGGCTAGAG gaacgTACCCGAGCTGCCCTGCTGGACAGCCTCCATGACGACCTGCAGAGACGTtcccagtgcatgctgggattgacatcagaggaggaggggcgggcAGAGAATGGACATGCACATGGAGGTCTGCTGGAATCCATTAAG AGGGCCATGCGGGGGCGGAgcgtctccatggagaccatGTCACGGGGTGGAGCCAATCTGCCCACCAGTCTCAGTGGGGGGGGTCTGGCCCATATTAGTGCTGAG TTCAATGTCAAGTCCCCTGTAAAGAGACGTTCGGGGCTGTTTCCCCGTCTCCTGAGTGTTGACAgtcaaacagacagacacaaccccAAGAG ccTACTCAGTGAGCAGAGGAGTTTTGACTCCTGCCACCAGACCTTGGAGGTGAAGTCAGAGGTGCCGTCCAATCCCAGCTCTCCAGAGGTGGGACAACGGGacag GATCCACACGAAGAAGGAGAGCGGCAAAATTTCCAGATCGActtccagcagctgcagtttcAGTGTCCCTGGTGACGACACCCACCTG gtcaCGGTAACAGAAGAATCTCAAAGTCAGCTCAACGTCTGCCGCAGCCCCACAG AGCTGAAGAATAAAAACTCCCCCAGATCCAACCTGAAGTTTCGCTTTGACAAGTTGAGTCACTCTGCAGCGGTAAGTCAG CAGGGTCActaa
- the rap1gap2b gene encoding rap1 GTPase-activating protein 2b isoform X9 — translation MLRRKRSVSFGGFGWIDKSTVSALRARKQELLAISNVPIADCPPSPPRTAPPTMKSANFFDTMERMEDDYIPYPRIEEVLERGGPYPQVILPEFGGYWIEDPEAPPPTPPPTSTEIKEGEEKEGELRREDEQLLEDYGYQLEEISEAVRAYRKHFLGREHLNFSCTSSGLGNLLLSVRHEEEKEQESLHVIIRSRSKSVYHRLSLTELPDIPSVPELAKLLCEEAVGLRFSPVLYPKASQLIVNYDEHEVNNTFKFGVIYQRFGQVSEEELFSNNEETPGFQDFLQLLGDTVELQDFKGFRGGLDVSHGQTGSQSVYTLHRQQEIMFHVSTKLPFTEGDAQQLQRKRHIGNDIVAVVFQEEATPFVPDMIASNFLHAFILVQVEEPCSDSTSYKVSVTAREDVPLFGPPLPNPAVFRKGREFREFLLTKLINAELASYKSDRFARLEERTRAALLDSLHDDLQRRSQCMLGLTSEEEGRAENGHAHGGLLESIKRAMRGRSVSMETMSRGGANLPTSLSGGGLAHISAEFNVKSPVKRRSGLFPRLLSVDSQTDRHNPKSLLSEQRSFDSCHQTLEVKSEVPSNPSSPEVGQRDRIHTKKESGKISRSTSSSCSFSVPGDDTHLVTVTEESQSQLNVCRSPTELKNKNSPRSNLKFRFDKLSHSAAVSQQGH, via the exons gattGACAAATCTACAGTCAGCGCTCTGCGAGCTCG TAAACAGGAGCTTCTCGCCATCTCCAATGTCCCCATTGCAGACtgccctccctcacccccccgcACTGCACCCCCCACCATGAAG TCGGCTAATTTCTTCGACACTATGGAAAGAATGGAG GATGATTATATTCCTTATCCAAGGATTGAGGAG gtgctAGAGCGAGGCGGACCATATCCTCAGGTCATCCTACCTGAGTTTGGTGGGTACTGGATCGAGGATCCTGAggctcctccccccacacctcctcccacctccacagaaatcaaagagggggaggagaaagaaggagaaCTGAGAAGAGAAGATGAACAGCTACTAGAGGATTATGGCTATCAATTGGAGGAGATTAGCGAGGCTGTGCGAGCGTACAGAAAGCACTTCTTAGGCAGG gaACATTTAAACTTCTCTTGCACATCTAGTGGTCTGGGAAACCTGCTGTTGTCTGTGAGGcatgaagaggagaaggagcaggagtcTCTCCACGTCATCATTAG GTCTCGTTCGAAAAGTGTCTACCACAGATTGTCATTAACAGAGTTGCCTGACATTCCCAGTGTGCCAGAATTAGCTAAG TTGCTTTGTGAAGAAGCTGTGGGTCTGCGTTTCAGTCCTGTCCTCTACCCAAAG GCATCTCAGCTAATAGTGAACTACGATGAGCACGAGGTCAACAACACCTTCAAATTTGGGGTCATTTACCAAAGATTTGGTCAG GTGTCTGAAGAAGAGCTGTTCAGTAACAATGAAGAAACGCCTGGTTTCCAGGACTTCCTGCAGCTGTTGGGAGACAcggtggagctgcaggacttCAAGGG TTTTCGAGGAGGTCTGGATGTGTCACATGGTCAAACTGGTTCCCAGTCTGTCTACACCCTGCACAGACAGCAGGAGATCATGTTCCACGTGTCTACCAAGCTGCCCTTCACTGAGGGAGATGCACAGCAG ctgcagaggaaacggCACATAGGAAATGATATCGTAGCAGTTGTGTTCCAGGAAGAGGCCACACCTTTTGTCCCTGACATGATCGCTTCCAACTTCTTACATGCCTTCATCCTCGTGCAAGTGGAAGAGCCCTGTTCAGACAGCACCAGCTACAAG GTGTCGGTCACAGCACGGGAAGATGTGCCTCTGTTTGGACCACCTCTTCCAAATCCAGCTGTTTTTAGAAAG GGTCGGGAATTCAGAGAGTTTCTTCTGACTAAACTAATCAACGCAGAGCTCGCCTCTTACAAGAGTGACCGCTTCGCTCGGCTAGAG gaacgTACCCGAGCTGCCCTGCTGGACAGCCTCCATGACGACCTGCAGAGACGTtcccagtgcatgctgggattgacatcagaggaggaggggcgggcAGAGAATGGACATGCACATGGAGGTCTGCTGGAATCCATTAAG AGGGCCATGCGGGGGCGGAgcgtctccatggagaccatGTCACGGGGTGGAGCCAATCTGCCCACCAGTCTCAGTGGGGGGGGTCTGGCCCATATTAGTGCTGAG TTCAATGTCAAGTCCCCTGTAAAGAGACGTTCGGGGCTGTTTCCCCGTCTCCTGAGTGTTGACAgtcaaacagacagacacaaccccAAGAG ccTACTCAGTGAGCAGAGGAGTTTTGACTCCTGCCACCAGACCTTGGAGGTGAAGTCAGAGGTGCCGTCCAATCCCAGCTCTCCAGAGGTGGGACAACGGGacag GATCCACACGAAGAAGGAGAGCGGCAAAATTTCCAGATCGActtccagcagctgcagtttcAGTGTCCCTGGTGACGACACCCACCTG gtcaCGGTAACAGAAGAATCTCAAAGTCAGCTCAACGTCTGCCGCAGCCCCACAG AGCTGAAGAATAAAAACTCCCCCAGATCCAACCTGAAGTTTCGCTTTGACAAGTTGAGTCACTCTGCAGCGGTAAGTCAG CAGGGTCActaa
- the rap1gap2b gene encoding rap1 GTPase-activating protein 2b isoform X7 has product MLRRKRSVSFGGFGWIDKSTVSALRARKQELLAISNVPIADCPPSPPRTAPPTMKSANFFDTMERMEQVPEAAEMRTVPQRQKDDYIPYPRIEEVLERGGPYPQVILPEFGGYWIEDPEAPPPTPPPTSTEIKEGEEKEGELRREDEQLLEDYGYQLEEISEAVRAYRKHFLGREHLNFSCTSSGLGNLLLSVRHEEEKEQESLHVIIRSRSKSVYHRLSLTELPDIPSVPELAKLLCEEAVGLRFSPVLYPKASQLIVNYDEHEVNNTFKFGVIYQRFGQVSEEELFSNNEETPGFQDFLQLLGDTVELQDFKGFRGGLDVSHGQTGSQSVYTLHRQQEIMFHVSTKLPFTEGDAQQLQRKRHIGNDIVAVVFQEEATPFVPDMIASNFLHAFILVQVEEPCSDSTSYKVSVTAREDVPLFGPPLPNPAVFRKGREFREFLLTKLINAELASYKSDRFARLEERTRAALLDSLHDDLQRRSQCMLGLTSEEEGRAENGHAHGGLLESIKRAMRGRSVSMETMSRGGANLPTSLSGGGLAHISAEFNVKSPVKRRSGLFPRLLSVDSQTDRHNPKSLLSEQRSFDSCHQTLEVKSEVPSNPSSPEVGQRDRIHTKKESGKISRSTSSSCSFSVPGDDTHLVTVTEESQSQLNVCRSPTELKNKNSPRSNLKFRFDKLSHSAAVSQQGH; this is encoded by the exons gattGACAAATCTACAGTCAGCGCTCTGCGAGCTCG TAAACAGGAGCTTCTCGCCATCTCCAATGTCCCCATTGCAGACtgccctccctcacccccccgcACTGCACCCCCCACCATGAAG TCGGCTAATTTCTTCGACACTATGGAAAGAATGGAG CAGGTGCCAGAAGCTGCTGAGATGAGGACAGTCCCTCAAAGACAGAAG GATGATTATATTCCTTATCCAAGGATTGAGGAG gtgctAGAGCGAGGCGGACCATATCCTCAGGTCATCCTACCTGAGTTTGGTGGGTACTGGATCGAGGATCCTGAggctcctccccccacacctcctcccacctccacagaaatcaaagagggggaggagaaagaaggagaaCTGAGAAGAGAAGATGAACAGCTACTAGAGGATTATGGCTATCAATTGGAGGAGATTAGCGAGGCTGTGCGAGCGTACAGAAAGCACTTCTTAGGCAGG gaACATTTAAACTTCTCTTGCACATCTAGTGGTCTGGGAAACCTGCTGTTGTCTGTGAGGcatgaagaggagaaggagcaggagtcTCTCCACGTCATCATTAG GTCTCGTTCGAAAAGTGTCTACCACAGATTGTCATTAACAGAGTTGCCTGACATTCCCAGTGTGCCAGAATTAGCTAAG TTGCTTTGTGAAGAAGCTGTGGGTCTGCGTTTCAGTCCTGTCCTCTACCCAAAG GCATCTCAGCTAATAGTGAACTACGATGAGCACGAGGTCAACAACACCTTCAAATTTGGGGTCATTTACCAAAGATTTGGTCAG GTGTCTGAAGAAGAGCTGTTCAGTAACAATGAAGAAACGCCTGGTTTCCAGGACTTCCTGCAGCTGTTGGGAGACAcggtggagctgcaggacttCAAGGG TTTTCGAGGAGGTCTGGATGTGTCACATGGTCAAACTGGTTCCCAGTCTGTCTACACCCTGCACAGACAGCAGGAGATCATGTTCCACGTGTCTACCAAGCTGCCCTTCACTGAGGGAGATGCACAGCAG ctgcagaggaaacggCACATAGGAAATGATATCGTAGCAGTTGTGTTCCAGGAAGAGGCCACACCTTTTGTCCCTGACATGATCGCTTCCAACTTCTTACATGCCTTCATCCTCGTGCAAGTGGAAGAGCCCTGTTCAGACAGCACCAGCTACAAG GTGTCGGTCACAGCACGGGAAGATGTGCCTCTGTTTGGACCACCTCTTCCAAATCCAGCTGTTTTTAGAAAG GGTCGGGAATTCAGAGAGTTTCTTCTGACTAAACTAATCAACGCAGAGCTCGCCTCTTACAAGAGTGACCGCTTCGCTCGGCTAGAG gaacgTACCCGAGCTGCCCTGCTGGACAGCCTCCATGACGACCTGCAGAGACGTtcccagtgcatgctgggattgacatcagaggaggaggggcgggcAGAGAATGGACATGCACATGGAGGTCTGCTGGAATCCATTAAG AGGGCCATGCGGGGGCGGAgcgtctccatggagaccatGTCACGGGGTGGAGCCAATCTGCCCACCAGTCTCAGTGGGGGGGGTCTGGCCCATATTAGTGCTGAG TTCAATGTCAAGTCCCCTGTAAAGAGACGTTCGGGGCTGTTTCCCCGTCTCCTGAGTGTTGACAgtcaaacagacagacacaaccccAAGAG ccTACTCAGTGAGCAGAGGAGTTTTGACTCCTGCCACCAGACCTTGGAGGTGAAGTCAGAGGTGCCGTCCAATCCCAGCTCTCCAGAGGTGGGACAACGGGacag GATCCACACGAAGAAGGAGAGCGGCAAAATTTCCAGATCGActtccagcagctgcagtttcAGTGTCCCTGGTGACGACACCCACCTG gtcaCGGTAACAGAAGAATCTCAAAGTCAGCTCAACGTCTGCCGCAGCCCCACAG AGCTGAAGAATAAAAACTCCCCCAGATCCAACCTGAAGTTTCGCTTTGACAAGTTGAGTCACTCTGCAGCGGTAAGTCAG CAGGGTCActaa
- the rap1gap2b gene encoding rap1 GTPase-activating protein 2b isoform X10: MLRRKRSVSFGGFGCKQELLAISNVPIADCPPSPPRTAPPTMKSANFFDTMERMEDDYIPYPRIEEVLERGGPYPQVILPEFGGYWIEDPEAPPPTPPPTSTEIKEGEEKEGELRREDEQLLEDYGYQLEEISEAVRAYRKHFLGREHLNFSCTSSGLGNLLLSVRHEEEKEQESLHVIIRSRSKSVYHRLSLTELPDIPSVPELAKLLCEEAVGLRFSPVLYPKASQLIVNYDEHEVNNTFKFGVIYQRFGQVSEEELFSNNEETPGFQDFLQLLGDTVELQDFKGFRGGLDVSHGQTGSQSVYTLHRQQEIMFHVSTKLPFTEGDAQQLQRKRHIGNDIVAVVFQEEATPFVPDMIASNFLHAFILVQVEEPCSDSTSYKVSVTAREDVPLFGPPLPNPAVFRKGREFREFLLTKLINAELASYKSDRFARLEERTRAALLDSLHDDLQRRSQCMLGLTSEEEGRAENGHAHGGLLESIKRAMRGRSVSMETMSRGGANLPTSLSGGGLAHISAEFNVKSPVKRRSGLFPRLLSVDSQTDRHNPKSLLSEQRSFDSCHQTLEVKSEVPSNPSSPEVGQRDRIHTKKESGKISRSTSSSCSFSVPGDDTHLVTVTEESQSQLNVCRSPTELKNKNSPRSNLKFRFDKLSHSAAVSQQGH; the protein is encoded by the exons TAAACAGGAGCTTCTCGCCATCTCCAATGTCCCCATTGCAGACtgccctccctcacccccccgcACTGCACCCCCCACCATGAAG TCGGCTAATTTCTTCGACACTATGGAAAGAATGGAG GATGATTATATTCCTTATCCAAGGATTGAGGAG gtgctAGAGCGAGGCGGACCATATCCTCAGGTCATCCTACCTGAGTTTGGTGGGTACTGGATCGAGGATCCTGAggctcctccccccacacctcctcccacctccacagaaatcaaagagggggaggagaaagaaggagaaCTGAGAAGAGAAGATGAACAGCTACTAGAGGATTATGGCTATCAATTGGAGGAGATTAGCGAGGCTGTGCGAGCGTACAGAAAGCACTTCTTAGGCAGG gaACATTTAAACTTCTCTTGCACATCTAGTGGTCTGGGAAACCTGCTGTTGTCTGTGAGGcatgaagaggagaaggagcaggagtcTCTCCACGTCATCATTAG GTCTCGTTCGAAAAGTGTCTACCACAGATTGTCATTAACAGAGTTGCCTGACATTCCCAGTGTGCCAGAATTAGCTAAG TTGCTTTGTGAAGAAGCTGTGGGTCTGCGTTTCAGTCCTGTCCTCTACCCAAAG GCATCTCAGCTAATAGTGAACTACGATGAGCACGAGGTCAACAACACCTTCAAATTTGGGGTCATTTACCAAAGATTTGGTCAG GTGTCTGAAGAAGAGCTGTTCAGTAACAATGAAGAAACGCCTGGTTTCCAGGACTTCCTGCAGCTGTTGGGAGACAcggtggagctgcaggacttCAAGGG TTTTCGAGGAGGTCTGGATGTGTCACATGGTCAAACTGGTTCCCAGTCTGTCTACACCCTGCACAGACAGCAGGAGATCATGTTCCACGTGTCTACCAAGCTGCCCTTCACTGAGGGAGATGCACAGCAG ctgcagaggaaacggCACATAGGAAATGATATCGTAGCAGTTGTGTTCCAGGAAGAGGCCACACCTTTTGTCCCTGACATGATCGCTTCCAACTTCTTACATGCCTTCATCCTCGTGCAAGTGGAAGAGCCCTGTTCAGACAGCACCAGCTACAAG GTGTCGGTCACAGCACGGGAAGATGTGCCTCTGTTTGGACCACCTCTTCCAAATCCAGCTGTTTTTAGAAAG GGTCGGGAATTCAGAGAGTTTCTTCTGACTAAACTAATCAACGCAGAGCTCGCCTCTTACAAGAGTGACCGCTTCGCTCGGCTAGAG gaacgTACCCGAGCTGCCCTGCTGGACAGCCTCCATGACGACCTGCAGAGACGTtcccagtgcatgctgggattgacatcagaggaggaggggcgggcAGAGAATGGACATGCACATGGAGGTCTGCTGGAATCCATTAAG AGGGCCATGCGGGGGCGGAgcgtctccatggagaccatGTCACGGGGTGGAGCCAATCTGCCCACCAGTCTCAGTGGGGGGGGTCTGGCCCATATTAGTGCTGAG TTCAATGTCAAGTCCCCTGTAAAGAGACGTTCGGGGCTGTTTCCCCGTCTCCTGAGTGTTGACAgtcaaacagacagacacaaccccAAGAG ccTACTCAGTGAGCAGAGGAGTTTTGACTCCTGCCACCAGACCTTGGAGGTGAAGTCAGAGGTGCCGTCCAATCCCAGCTCTCCAGAGGTGGGACAACGGGacag GATCCACACGAAGAAGGAGAGCGGCAAAATTTCCAGATCGActtccagcagctgcagtttcAGTGTCCCTGGTGACGACACCCACCTG gtcaCGGTAACAGAAGAATCTCAAAGTCAGCTCAACGTCTGCCGCAGCCCCACAG AGCTGAAGAATAAAAACTCCCCCAGATCCAACCTGAAGTTTCGCTTTGACAAGTTGAGTCACTCTGCAGCGGTAAGTCAG CAGGGTCActaa